One Gemmatimonadetes bacterium SCN 70-22 genomic region harbors:
- a CDS encoding hydrogenase — protein MATFAEPLRPNVASANVQLPGVRDYEQVDNEIIGTLKPSAGWFGALGIAIALFLVGAAAWIYQIYWGLGNAGYAPPVMWGVYIITFVFWVGIGHAGTLISAILFLFRAGFRTTIYRCAEAMTVFAVMTAGLFPIIHIGRPWKFFWLVPYPNWRLIWPNFKSPLVWDVFAILTYLTVSATFLYVGLIPDIAVLRDRETNPVRKRILAVLSLGWRNSEPEWRHFMKMYLFLAAFSTPLVLSVHSVVSFDFAMALTPGWHATIFPPYFVAGAIFSGIGMVFTIIIPIRKFFKLEHYVTINHLDAAAKLALFTSMVVGCAYLIEFWVAWYSGVAVEQDYFWNRVFGEWWWAAWIMLTCNMIFPLSLFSQKLRRNPTWLFILSIFINIGMWFERFVIIVPSLSHEFEPWQWGHYAPSWVDVAILVGSFGWFFMWFLLFIKQLPVVAIAEVKEIVPPKLRAHARGHGIDASGHHLPYGTETPGEFD, from the coding sequence ATGGCAACCTTCGCCGAACCGCTCCGGCCGAACGTCGCCTCGGCCAACGTGCAGCTCCCGGGGGTCCGGGACTACGAGCAGGTCGACAACGAGATCATCGGGACGCTCAAGCCAAGCGCCGGCTGGTTCGGCGCGCTGGGCATCGCGATCGCGCTCTTCCTCGTCGGCGCCGCGGCGTGGATCTACCAGATCTACTGGGGACTCGGGAACGCGGGCTACGCCCCGCCGGTGATGTGGGGGGTCTACATCATCACCTTCGTCTTCTGGGTCGGCATCGGCCACGCCGGGACGCTCATCTCGGCGATCCTCTTCCTCTTCCGCGCCGGCTTCCGCACCACGATCTACCGATGCGCGGAGGCGATGACGGTCTTCGCGGTCATGACGGCCGGCCTCTTCCCGATCATCCACATCGGGCGGCCGTGGAAGTTCTTCTGGCTGGTCCCCTATCCCAACTGGCGCCTCATCTGGCCGAACTTCAAGTCGCCGCTGGTGTGGGACGTCTTCGCGATCCTCACCTACCTCACGGTCTCCGCGACCTTCCTGTACGTGGGGCTCATCCCGGACATCGCGGTGCTGCGCGACCGCGAGACGAACCCGGTGCGCAAGCGGATCCTGGCCGTGCTGTCGCTGGGGTGGCGGAACTCGGAGCCGGAGTGGCGCCACTTCATGAAGATGTACCTGTTCCTGGCGGCCTTCTCCACGCCGCTGGTGCTCTCGGTCCACTCGGTCGTGTCGTTCGACTTCGCCATGGCGCTCACGCCCGGATGGCACGCCACGATCTTCCCGCCGTACTTCGTGGCCGGCGCCATCTTCTCGGGCATCGGGATGGTGTTCACGATCATCATCCCCATCCGGAAGTTCTTCAAGCTCGAGCACTACGTCACCATCAACCACCTCGACGCGGCGGCCAAGCTGGCCCTCTTCACGTCGATGGTGGTCGGGTGCGCGTACCTGATCGAGTTCTGGGTCGCGTGGTACTCCGGCGTGGCGGTGGAGCAGGACTACTTCTGGAATCGCGTCTTCGGCGAATGGTGGTGGGCCGCGTGGATCATGCTGACCTGCAACATGATCTTCCCGCTCTCGCTCTTCTCGCAGAAGCTGCGCCGCAACCCGACCTGGCTCTTCATCCTCTCGATCTTCATCAACATCGGGATGTGGTTCGAGCGGTTCGTGATCATCGTCCCGTCGCTCTCGCACGAGTTCGAGCCCTGGCAGTGGGGGCACTACGCGCCGAGCTGGGTCGACGTCGCGATCCTCGTCGGGTCGTTCGGGTGGTTCTTCATGTGGTTCCTCCTCTTCATCAAGCAGCTCCCCGTGGTGGCGATCGCCGAGGTGAAGGAAATCGTCCCGCCCAAGCTGCGCGCCCATGCGCGCGGGCACGGGATCGACGCCAGCGGGCATCACCTCCCCTACGGCACCGAGACGCCGGGAGAATTCGACTGA